The Vicia villosa cultivar HV-30 ecotype Madison, WI linkage group LG1, Vvil1.0, whole genome shotgun sequence genome includes a region encoding these proteins:
- the LOC131615556 gene encoding protein COP1 SUPPRESSOR 2-like — translation MENSKQEKPRRKNYRKRNPTEEHDQLPQSQSNNDSDDEHERRLALEEIKLLQKQRERKSGIPANLTLQQSNPGISGGSAAKAVEKNDGGGDGGDKDDLVLQDTFAQETAVMDEDPNMVKYIEQELAKKRGRNIDEEDQVENELKRAEDELYTIPDHLKVKKRNSEESSTQWTTGIAEIQLPIEYKLKNIEETEAAKKLLQEKRLMVGRAKSDFSIPSSYSADYFQRGRDYAEKLRREHPELYKERSLQDDSSASKQNDAGSDAAGAIQRQAATDQFMLERFKKRERHRVRR, via the exons atggAAAATTCGAAACAAGAGAAGCCGCGAAGGAAAAACTACCGAAAGAGAAACCCAACCGAAGAACATGACCAACTCCCACAATCCCAATCAAACAACGATTCCGACGACGAACACGAAAGAAG ATTGGCATTGGAAGAGATCAAGCTTCTCCAGAAGCAGAGAGAAAGGAAATCAGGAATTCCTGCAAACCTTACTTTGCAGCAATCTAATCCCGGTATTTCCGGCGGTTCAGCTGCTAAAGCAGTTGAAAAAAACGACGGCGGCGGCGATGGCGGTGACAAGGATGATCTTGTTCTTCAAGACACGTTTGCTCAAGAAACTGCTGTTATGGATGAAGATCCCAATAT GGTTAAGTATATTGAGCAGGAATTAGCGAAGAAGAGAGGTAGAAATATTGATGAAGAAGATCAAGTGGAGAACGAGTTGAAACGTGCTGAAGATGAACTATATACAATCCCTGACCATCTTAAA GTAAAAAAGCGAAATTCCGAAGAAAGCTCTACACAGTGGACCACTGGTATTGCTGAGATTCAGCTTCCAATAGA atataaattaaaaaatattgaagaaacAGAAGCTGCCAAAAAGCTTTTGCAGGAAAAGAGGCTTATGGTAGGTCGGGCAAAGTCAGATTTCAGCATTCCATCAAGTTACAGTGCTGATTATTTTCAGCGGGGCAGGGATTATGCTGAAAAACTTAGAAGAG AACATCCCGAGTTGTACAAAGAAAGAAGTCTACAGGATGATAGTTCTGCATCCAAACAAAATGATGCCGGCAGTGATGCTGCTGGAGCAATACAGAGGCAAGCTGCAACTGACCAGTTCATGTTAGAGCGTTTCAAGAAACGAGAACGTCATCGTGTCCGGAGATGA
- the LOC131643997 gene encoding putative expansin-A17: MEKLIFIGVLVLMGFLTSEQRVTSTEWQRAHATSYDGPKGGACGYGDQLINDYGNNTAALSMALFNDGKSCGGCYQIVCDATQDPQWCLKRTSVTVTATNFCPPEPSKPNDNGGWCNPPRPHFDLSRTAFESIAIYEAGIVPILYQKVGCQRNGGIKFTMNGNDYFELVVISNVGGAGDISNVWIKGSKMENWESMSKNWGANWQSSRYLNGQSLSFRIQLSDGKSVTAKDAVPSNWRFGQTFSSNVQF, from the exons ATGGAAAAGCTAATTTTCATTGGTGTTTTAGTGCTTATGGGATTCTTGACCTCAGAACAAAGAGTAACATCAACAGAATGGCAGCGAGCTCATGCAACTTCCTATGATGGACCTAAGG GGGGTGCATGTGGGTACGGAGATCAATTAATAAATGATTATGGAAATAACACAGCTGCTTTGAGTATGGCTTTGTTTAATGATGGGAAATCATGTGGTGGTTGCTATCAGATTGTTTGTGATGCAACTCAAGATCCTCAATGGTGCCTTAAGAGAACTTCCGTAACAGTTACTGCCACTAATTTTTGTCCCCCAGAACCTAGCAAACCTAATGACAATGGTGGTTGGTGTAATCCTCCTAGACCACATTTTGACTTGTCTCGAACCGCTTTCGAGTCCATCGCAATTTACGAGGCTGGGATTGTCCCAATCTTATACCAAAA AGTTGGGTGCCAAAGAAATGGAGGGATAAAATTTACAATGAATGGGAATGATTATTTTGAGCTAGTGGTTATAAGCAATGTAGGAGGAGCAGGGGATATATCCAATGTTTGGATCAAAGGGTCAAAAATGGAAAATTGGGAATCTATGTCAAAGAATTGGGGTGCTAACTGGCAAAGCTCAAGGTATCTAAATGGTCAGAGTCTTTCCTTCAGAATTCAACTAAGTGATGGAAAAAGTGTTACAGCTAAAGATGCGGTACCCTCTAATTGGAGATTTGGTCAAACTTTCAGCAGCAATGTTCAGTTCTGA